A section of the Telopea speciosissima isolate NSW1024214 ecotype Mountain lineage chromosome 3, Tspe_v1, whole genome shotgun sequence genome encodes:
- the LOC122653617 gene encoding uncharacterized protein At4g22758-like isoform X2 encodes MPSPSKSGHRRGNEENGRGKKLGNRAASFHGRAHLTEVEIRRPKTVPNLLSAGKLQEISREMPSRLTKLLLNVTIQRSFGAVQVVMSPELMVGDLIVAAVRLYAKEGRRPLLPTTDPSDFDLHYSQFSLESLNREEKLKELGSRNFFLCPKKPNEAAAVLDASCSNQAQKVSKISIPWLRFMDFLL; translated from the exons atgccgaGCCCTTCCAAGAGTGGTCACCGAAGAGGGAATGAAGAGAATGGGAGAGGAAAGAAATTGGGGAACAGGGCAGCATCGTTTCACGGGCGAGCCCATCTGACTGAGGTTGAGATTCGCCGGCCAAAGACTGTCCCGAATCTTCTTTCTGCTGGAAAATTGCAGGAAATTTCAAGAGAGATGCCGAGCAGGCTGACGAAGTTGCTGCTGAATGTAACGATACAGAGGAGCTTCGGAGCTGTACAGGTGGTGATGTCACCAGAATTGATGGTTGGAGATCTGATTGTAGCGGCGGTGAGGTTGTATGCCAAAGAAGGGAGAAGGCCTTTGCTACCCACGACGGACCCATCAGATTTCGACCTCCATTATTCTCAGTTTAGCTTAGAAA GTCTGAATCGGGAGGAAAAGCTGAAAGAACTGGGGTCAAGGAATTTTTTCCTGTGCCCCAAGAAGCCAAACGAAGCTGCGGCGGTACTGGATGCGTCTTGTTCGAATCAAGCTCAGAAGGTTTCGAAAATCTCTATTCCCTGGCTTAGGTTCATGGATTTCCTGCTGTAG
- the LOC122653617 gene encoding uncharacterized protein At4g22758-like isoform X1 produces the protein MPSPSKSGHRRGNEENGRGKKLGNRAASFHGRAHLTEVEIRRPKTVPNLLSAGKLQEISREMPSRLTKLLLNVTIQRSFGAVQVVMSPELMVGDLIVAAVRLYAKEGRRPLLPTTDPSDFDLHYSQFSLESLNREEKLKELGSRNFFLCPKKPNEAAAVLDASCSNQAQKVSKISIPWLRFMDFLL, from the exons atgccgaGCCCTTCCAAGAGTGGTCACCGAAGAGGGAATGAAGAGAATGGGAGAGGAAAGAAATTGGGGAACAGGGCAGCATCGTTTCACGGGCGAGCCCATCTGACTGAGGTTGAGATTCGCCGGCCAAAGACTGTCCCGAATCTTCTTTCTGCTGGAAAATTGCAGGAAATTTCAAGAGAGATGCCGAGCAGGCTGACGAAGTTGCTGCTGAATGTAACGATACAGAGGAGCTTCGGAGCTGTACAGGTGGTGATGTCACCAGAATTGATGGTTGGAGATCTGATTGTAGCGGCGGTGAGGTTGTATGCCAAAGAAGGGAGAAGGCCTTTGCTACCCACGACGGACCCATCAGATTTCGACCTCCATTATTCTCAGTTTAGCTTAGAAA GTCTGAATCGGGAGGAAAAGCTGAAAGAACTGGGGTCAAGGAATTTTTTCCTGTGCCCCAAGAAGCCAAACGAAGCTGCGGCGGTACTGGATGCGTCTTGTTCGAATCAAGCTCAGAAGGTTTCGAAAATCTCTATTCCCTGGCTTAGGTTCATGGATTTCCTGCTGTA g